The following nucleotide sequence is from Nitrospira sp..
AGGATGCCGTCTTCCGGCTCAACGACATCTCCGGTCCCGGAGATGATGAAGGAGTGATCGAGATCGGCAACGGCCAGCAACGCCTCCAAACGCCGCAACACGCGATCGGTCCGCCAGTCCTTCGCCAGTTCCACGGCGGCTCTCGTGAGATTTCCACGATACTCGGCCAATTTGGCCTCAAACTTTTCAAACAGAGTGAAGGCATCGGCCGTGGCGCCGGCGAACCCCGCCAACACCGTATCGCTGTGCATCCGGCGCATTTTCCTGGCATTGTGCTTCATCACGGTGGTGCCGACGGTCACCTGTCCGTCACAGCCCATTGTCACCTGATTGCCCCGTCTGACGCACAGCACCGTGGTGGATCGAATCATCATCGCGACCCCTTCTGCTTGGTGGACTCGCTCGCCTCCGTGGCACTGACGGCACGAGGGTGAGTGCGATCGTATAACGCGAGTAGTTGGTCCGTCGCAAGATGTGTATATTTTTGTGTCGTACTGAGCGAGGCATGTCCCAGCATTTCCTGAATGGCACGGAGGTCGGCACCTTCATCCAGCAAATGCGTGGCAAACGAATGGCGCAAGGTGTGGGGATGGACCGCGCCTCCTGTCAATTGTCGCGAATATTTGGCCACAATGCGCGCAATGGTTCTGGTGGTCAATCGGCCCCCGCGGCGGTTTCGAAAGACGGCCACGGTGGCCGCCGATCGCCCGGAAGACGGTCCCGGCACCATCGAGATCTGCGCGTGGTAGGCATCGATCGCCTCCAGAGCAATGCTCCCCAAGGGAATGACCCGCTCTTTCCGCCCCTTCCCGCGCACACGCACCAGCCCTTCGCTCCGGCTGATATCATCGCAATTCATGCCGACCAGCTCACTGACGCGAGCCCCCGTGGAATACAAGGTCTCGAGGATCGCGCGATCCCGCAACCCTTCCCGCTCCGTTCCACCGGGGAACTCCATCAACGCGCCGGCATCGTCTTTCGTGAGGACCTGGGGAAGGTGTTTGGGAAGTTTCGGGGCGCGTACATCCTCTGCGGGGTTCACCTCCAACTGCCCGATGTGCACCAGATACCGGAAGAAACTGCGCAGACAGGCCAGTTTTCTCGCCAGCGACGTCTTTTTTTCGCCCGTTCGATCACGGGCGGCGAGAAACTCACGAATCAGAGCAGGCGTGACCGATTCGGGCACCAGCGGCCCACCAGGCTTTTGCACACCAAGCGCGAAGGCTTGAAACTGAGCCAGGTCGGACGCATAGGCACGAATAGTTTGGGGGGACGCGTTCTGCTGGACAGCCAGGACGTCTAGGAAAGTCCGGATTGCGCGATCCATGCGTCAAAATCCTCAACAGCTCGTTGCTGGATGAGACGCCGCTTCTGATCCTTGTCGCGCGTCTTGACGGTGACGGGTGGAAACAGCCCGAAGTTCGTATTCATCGGTTGGAAATGGGCCGGATCGCTCTTGGTGATATGCGCAATCAAACAGCCGTGGGCGCTGTTCGGCGGCGGAGTCACCAACGGCTGGTCCACCAGGCCTCGCGCTGCATTGATGCCGGCAATCCCACCCATGGCGGCAGACTCGGTATAACCTTCGACTCCGACCAATTGTCCGGCAAAAAATACGGTGCCGCGGGATTTGAGCTGGAGCGTGTCGCGCAGCAGTTGCGGCGAGTTGATGAAGGTATTGCGATGGAGACTGCCGAGTCGTAGAAATTCGGCATTCTCCAGCCCCGGAATAAGACGAAACACCCGCCGCTGCTCCGGGTAGGTCAGTTTGGTCTGAAACCCGACCATGTTGTAACAGGTCCCGTGCGCGTTCTCGGTACGAAGCTGCACCACGGCGTAGGGGCGGACCCCGGTCTTCGGATGCTCCAGCCCGACCGGCTTGAGTGGTCCGAACTGCATGGTCTGCCGGCCTCGCTCGGCCATGACTTCAATCGGAATACAACTTTCAAAATAGGCAATTTTCTCAAACTCTTTCGGCTGGACTTTCTCGGCCGTCATCATCGCGTCGTACAACGCATTGTACGCCGCTTCATCCAGCGGGCAATTGAGGTAATCAGCCCCCCCCTTGCCATACCGTGACGCACGATAGACGATGTCCATGTTGATCGACTCCGCGTCGATAATGGGTGAAATCGCGTCAAAGAAATACAGGTGTCGTTCGTGCGTCAATTCACTGATGGCCTTCGACAATTTTTCCGACGTTAACGGACCGGTCGCAATAATAGTGACGGCATCCGAAGGGATTTCCGTCACCTCTTCGCGAGTAATCCGGATATTCGGATGCCCTTCCAGCGCACGAGTGATGGCGCGCGCGAAGACCTCGCGATCGACCGCCAATGCCGAGCCAGCCGGCACCCGTGCTTCTTCCGCCGCGCGAATGACGAGTGAGTTCAGGCGGCGCATCTCGGCCTTGAGAATGCCGGGCGCATTAAGCGGATCGACGGATCCAAGGGAGTTCGAACAGACGAGCTCTGCCAGGTCACCCGTCTTATGTGCTTTGGTCATCTCCTTGGGGCGCATTTCGTAGAGCGTCACCTTGGCGCCACGATTGGCTGCCTGCCAGGCAGCTTCTGTGCCGGCCAGACCACCCCCGATGATCACGATGTCTTCACGCATGAATGGGAAACCTTTGAAAAAATGGAAGGAGGCCCATTGTAAGAATCGCCTTTTCTCGATGTCAAGAAACGGGAAGCAGACCAATCGGCAGGCCTGCCGGAAAAGGCCCTCTGAGTTTGTTGCTCCCTTTTGCCAGACCGTGCTAGACTCTGGCCGCGTGGGCGATTAGCTCAGGGGGAGAGCGCTTCCTTCACACGGAAGAGGCCACTGGTTCGATACCAGTATCGCCCACCAATTTTTCAACGACTTCCAAGACAGCACTCTCCGACACACGCAGCACTGTGGTCATTTTTGTGTCACGGTGTGACCGTCGGTCCAAAATCTCCACTCCATCTCGCAGGCTTTCCGGGTAATGATGCGCATAGCGTTGCGTCATCATCGGCGACTTGTGCCCGAGTAGCCGTTGCACCTTGTAGAGATCGACGCCCGACTGGACCAGCCGCGTTGCGAAGGTGTGACGAAGGTCATGGAAATGGCAGTTCATGATGCCCGCCTTTGCCATCGCAGGCCGTAACGCCCGTCGCAGATGGTTGGGATCTAACCGTGTACCGGCGAGACTTGGAAAGACCAGTGCGGTTTTGATGTGCCGCACCTTGGCCTTCTCAGTCAGAAGCGCCATCACGGTGTGATTCAATGGCACGGTCCGCCGCTCCCCGTTTTTCGACTCAAACACGGTTGCAGTTCTTCGGAACAGATCCACGCCGGTCCAGGTCAGTGACAGGATCTCGCCCAACCGCATCCCGCTATGGAGTGCGAACACCACGAGCTCGCGCAACCACGACGGACAGGTATCGAGCAATCGCGCCTCCTCATCTTCCATCAGCCACCGGTCTCGTTTAGTCACTCCCTTTTCGAGAGACACGCGGCTGACCGGATTGTCTCGGCACCATTCCCACTCTCGCTTAGCAAGGCTGAAGGCCTTCCTCAAACACGTGAGCTCCCGATTGATCGAGGCAGGTTTCACCCC
It contains:
- the trmFO gene encoding methylenetetrahydrofolate--tRNA-(uracil(54)-C(5))-methyltransferase (FADH(2)-oxidizing) TrmFO — translated: MREDIVIIGGGLAGTEAAWQAANRGAKVTLYEMRPKEMTKAHKTGDLAELVCSNSLGSVDPLNAPGILKAEMRRLNSLVIRAAEEARVPAGSALAVDREVFARAITRALEGHPNIRITREEVTEIPSDAVTIIATGPLTSEKLSKAISELTHERHLYFFDAISPIIDAESINMDIVYRASRYGKGGADYLNCPLDEAAYNALYDAMMTAEKVQPKEFEKIAYFESCIPIEVMAERGRQTMQFGPLKPVGLEHPKTGVRPYAVVQLRTENAHGTCYNMVGFQTKLTYPEQRRVFRLIPGLENAEFLRLGSLHRNTFINSPQLLRDTLQLKSRGTVFFAGQLVGVEGYTESAAMGGIAGINAARGLVDQPLVTPPPNSAHGCLIAHITKSDPAHFQPMNTNFGLFPPVTVKTRDKDQKRRLIQQRAVEDFDAWIAQSGLS
- a CDS encoding site-specific integrase — protein: MGLVKRGNIWWMNIVFQGQRIRRSTGSSNRALADAIMAKVKVQLIEGQYFDRAEEQSRTFKELMDRFEREHLVKLASRQTGQAFVKRFRAYFGERTLGEITPKLIVEYKSLRYAAGVKPASINRELTCLRKAFSLAKREWEWCRDNPVSRVSLEKGVTKRDRWLMEDEEARLLDTCPSWLRELVVFALHSGMRLGEILSLTWTGVDLFRRTATVFESKNGERRTVPLNHTVMALLTEKAKVRHIKTALVFPSLAGTRLDPNHLRRALRPAMAKAGIMNCHFHDLRHTFATRLVQSGVDLYKVQRLLGHKSPMMTQRYAHHYPESLRDGVEILDRRSHRDTKMTTVLRVSESAVLEVVEKLVGDTGIEPVASSV
- the hslV gene encoding ATP-dependent protease subunit HslV, with product MMIRSTTVLCVRRGNQVTMGCDGQVTVGTTVMKHNARKMRRMHSDTVLAGFAGATADAFTLFEKFEAKLAEYRGNLTRAAVELAKDWRTDRVLRRLEALLAVADLDHSFIISGTGDVVEPEDGILAIGSGGAYALAAARALLGHSELVAEQVVRESLMIAGGIDIYTNQQIVIESLSR
- a CDS encoding tyrosine recombinase XerC, producing the protein MDRAIRTFLDVLAVQQNASPQTIRAYASDLAQFQAFALGVQKPGGPLVPESVTPALIREFLAARDRTGEKKTSLARKLACLRSFFRYLVHIGQLEVNPAEDVRAPKLPKHLPQVLTKDDAGALMEFPGGTEREGLRDRAILETLYSTGARVSELVGMNCDDISRSEGLVRVRGKGRKERVIPLGSIALEAIDAYHAQISMVPGPSSGRSAATVAVFRNRRGGRLTTRTIARIVAKYSRQLTGGAVHPHTLRHSFATHLLDEGADLRAIQEMLGHASLSTTQKYTHLATDQLLALYDRTHPRAVSATEASESTKQKGSR